A single Atopobiaceae bacterium DNA region contains:
- a CDS encoding phosphoketolase → MSQPTIGTPWKKLDGPVPQEEIEWVDKYWRCANYLSIGQIYLRSNPLMRSDFTDEKSGEVRDFGRADVKRRLVGHWGTTPGINFLMGHTNRLIHDHGQNAIFIMGPGHGGPAGNAQSLLDGTWGECYPKITDDEAGLTKFFRQFSYPGGIPSHFSPETPGSIHEGGELGYSLSHAFGAVMDNPNLLAVVAVGDGEAETGPLATSWQSNKLMNPKTDGIVLPILHLNGYKIANPTILARISDGERDEFFRGMGYEPHTFVAGFDDEDHLSIHRRFAQLMEQVFDEICNIKARANAGDLTRPHYPMIIFKTPKGWTCPKIIDGHKTEGSWRAHQVPLASACDTHEHFRVLRGWLRSYQPVELFDSNGAIRPEVKEFMPEGDLRLGANPNANGGRMLQDLTLPDIHDYEIPVADMGHGYGATEATRVLGYYTRDIIARNPDIFRIFGPDETASNRLQSAYEVTDKQWDAGFNGDRECDQHLAAKGQVIEQLSEHQMEGFLEGYVLTGRHGIWSSYESFVHVVDSMVNQHCKWLEACARGIDWRKPISGLNLLVTSHVWRQDHNGFSHQDPGFVDILLNKSFNNDHVTNIYFPADANMLLAVAERCFKSTDCFNAIFAGKQPAPTFLSIDEAEAELERGAAEWTWASSTEKGEEPDVVLACAGDVPTMEALAACDILTKMGIKVRFVNVVDLLKIQNASENDEAMSDKQFTKLFTADKPVVFAFHAYAGSVHKLIFDRPNHDNFHVHGYKEQGSTTTPYDMLRVNDMDRWALASHVLELMDAKKWAGQIAEWKQFREDAFQFAVDNGYDHPDFTNWVWPEAADTTDELGATKVTGGDNE, encoded by the coding sequence ATGTCGCAACCGACCATCGGCACGCCCTGGAAGAAGCTCGACGGACCCGTCCCCCAGGAGGAGATCGAGTGGGTCGACAAGTACTGGCGCTGCGCCAACTACCTGTCCATCGGCCAGATCTACCTGCGGAGCAACCCCCTCATGCGCTCCGACTTCACCGACGAGAAGAGCGGCGAGGTCCGGGACTTCGGCCGTGCCGACGTCAAGCGCCGTCTGGTGGGGCACTGGGGGACCACGCCTGGCATCAACTTCCTGATGGGTCACACCAACCGACTCATCCATGACCATGGCCAGAACGCCATCTTCATCATGGGACCGGGTCATGGCGGCCCCGCCGGCAACGCGCAGTCGCTGCTCGACGGCACCTGGGGCGAGTGCTATCCCAAGATCACCGATGACGAGGCGGGCCTCACCAAGTTCTTCCGCCAGTTCTCCTATCCCGGCGGCATCCCCTCGCACTTCTCGCCCGAGACCCCTGGCTCCATCCACGAGGGTGGCGAGCTGGGCTATTCACTCTCGCATGCCTTCGGTGCGGTCATGGACAACCCCAACCTGCTCGCCGTGGTCGCCGTGGGAGACGGCGAGGCCGAGACGGGCCCGCTCGCCACGAGCTGGCAGTCGAACAAGCTCATGAACCCCAAGACGGACGGCATCGTCCTGCCGATCCTGCACCTCAACGGCTACAAGATCGCCAACCCCACCATCCTCGCCCGCATCTCTGACGGCGAGCGCGACGAGTTCTTCCGTGGCATGGGCTATGAGCCCCACACCTTCGTGGCGGGCTTCGACGACGAGGACCACCTCTCGATCCATCGTCGCTTCGCCCAGCTCATGGAGCAGGTGTTCGACGAGATCTGCAACATCAAGGCCCGCGCGAACGCCGGGGACCTCACCCGTCCGCACTACCCCATGATCATCTTCAAGACCCCCAAGGGCTGGACCTGCCCCAAGATCATCGACGGCCACAAGACCGAGGGCTCCTGGCGCGCGCACCAGGTGCCGCTGGCCAGCGCCTGCGACACCCACGAGCACTTCCGCGTCCTGCGCGGTTGGCTCCGCTCGTACCAGCCCGTGGAGCTGTTCGACTCGAACGGCGCGATCCGCCCCGAGGTCAAGGAGTTCATGCCCGAGGGGGACCTGCGCCTGGGTGCCAACCCCAACGCCAACGGCGGACGCATGCTGCAGGACCTCACGCTGCCTGACATCCATGACTACGAGATCCCCGTCGCCGACATGGGCCATGGTTACGGCGCCACCGAGGCCACGCGCGTGCTCGGCTATTACACGCGTGACATCATCGCCCGCAACCCTGACATCTTCCGCATCTTCGGGCCTGACGAGACGGCATCGAACCGTCTGCAGTCGGCCTACGAGGTCACTGACAAGCAGTGGGATGCCGGCTTCAACGGTGACCGCGAGTGCGACCAGCACCTGGCCGCCAAGGGTCAGGTCATCGAGCAGCTCTCCGAGCACCAGATGGAGGGCTTCCTCGAGGGCTACGTCCTCACCGGTCGCCACGGCATCTGGTCGAGCTACGAGTCGTTCGTGCACGTGGTCGACTCGATGGTGAACCAGCACTGCAAGTGGCTCGAGGCATGCGCGCGCGGCATCGACTGGCGCAAGCCCATCTCGGGACTCAACCTCCTGGTCACGAGCCATGTCTGGCGTCAGGACCACAACGGGTTCTCGCACCAGGACCCTGGCTTCGTGGACATCCTGCTGAACAAGAGCTTCAACAACGACCACGTCACGAACATCTACTTCCCGGCAGATGCCAACATGCTGCTGGCCGTGGCCGAGCGTTGCTTCAAGTCGACCGACTGCTTCAACGCCATCTTCGCCGGAAAGCAGCCGGCACCCACGTTCCTCTCGATCGACGAGGCAGAGGCCGAGCTCGAGCGTGGCGCTGCCGAGTGGACCTGGGCAAGCTCCACCGAGAAGGGCGAGGAGCCTGACGTCGTGCTGGCCTGTGCCGGCGACGTGCCCACGATGGAGGCGCTTGCCGCCTGCGACATCCTCACCAAGATGGGTATCAAGGTCCGCTTCGTGAACGTCGTCGACCTGCTCAAGATCCAGAACGCCTCCGAGAACGACGAGGCCATGAGCGACAAGCAGTTCACCAAGCTGTTCACGGCTGACAAGCCCGTGGTCTTCGCGTTCCATGCCTATGCCGGCTCGGTCCACAAGCTCATCTTCGACCGTCCCAACCACGACAACTTCCACGTGCATGGCTACAAGGAGCAGGGCTCGACCACGACGCCGTATGACATGCTCCGCGTGAACGACATGGACCGCTGGGCGCTCGCCTCGCACGTGCTCGAGCTCATGGATGCCAAGAAGTGGGCGGGCCAGATCGCCGAGTGGAAGCAGTTCCGCGAGGACGCCTTCCAGTTCGCCGTCGACAACGGCTACGACCACCCCGACTTCACCAACTGGGTCTGGCCCGAGGCTGCCGACACGACCGACGAGCTCGGTGCCACCAAGGTGACCGGCGGAGACAACGAATAG
- a CDS encoding TetR family transcriptional regulator C-terminal domain-containing protein → MAPTTDAVLEPAATGRVDPRTARSRLALRDALAAEVSEVGDLSRVTVTAVADRAGLTRRTFYSHFHDIPDLVAQTEAEALADMRALVEAIAAIHLDDLNERVSAGEPCPGSVELLDWFRANGCYLTAMLGPGGDPAFMEKVKAMVHEAVAVRALDGIDVRALGAFFDYYLTFAISAEVGVLLRWLAGGMQESSRVMAQLMTALMFVRPGDLYGNPIDLDVTSYGLAIMGSMMSGETDGGEQR, encoded by the coding sequence ATGGCACCTACTACCGATGCGGTGTTGGAGCCGGCCGCGACAGGCCGGGTCGACCCGCGCACCGCACGATCTCGCCTGGCCCTGCGAGACGCCCTCGCTGCCGAGGTCTCCGAGGTCGGTGACCTCTCGCGCGTGACGGTGACCGCGGTGGCCGACCGCGCCGGCCTCACACGCCGGACGTTCTACTCGCACTTCCATGACATTCCCGACCTCGTGGCGCAGACGGAGGCGGAGGCCCTCGCGGACATGCGGGCCCTTGTCGAGGCCATCGCCGCGATCCATCTCGACGACCTCAACGAGCGCGTGAGCGCGGGTGAGCCCTGCCCCGGCTCGGTCGAGCTCCTCGACTGGTTCCGGGCCAACGGCTGCTACCTCACCGCGATGCTCGGCCCTGGCGGTGACCCCGCCTTCATGGAGAAGGTCAAGGCCATGGTGCACGAGGCCGTGGCCGTCCGTGCCCTCGACGGCATCGACGTCCGTGCCCTCGGCGCCTTCTTCGACTATTACCTCACCTTCGCGATCTCGGCGGAGGTGGGCGTGCTGCTGCGCTGGCTCGCTGGCGGCATGCAGGAGTCGAGCCGCGTGATGGCCCAGCTCATGACGGCGCTCATGTTCGTGCGCCCCGGTGACCTGTACGGAAATCCCATCGACCTCGACGTCACCTCCTATGGTCTTGCGATCATGGGTTCGATGATGTCGGGCGAGACCGACGGAGGAGAGCAACGATGA
- a CDS encoding S8 family serine peptidase produces MKRAYRAALAAMLLLAFSLVVLPGQARAASGDASSQVVGSSTNAQTVQELLDAGSYQEGRVLARVTDEYAPLSTFSDEASSTTSDLYTFSSSSETSTDGDGLAVASSAEPDRIILITSDTLSTKELLEGLVGESGVVYAQPDYVGTVGDEVSTDESSLSSDTTTAQSDDEATAQATGPNDTFYDQQYTLKGTSAGGTNVQTLWAKLWSGVPTSTTVDASEQVIVAVIDTGVKYDHEDLRDVMWTGGAALTAAGVDCGTYGYDFVDDDTDPMDEAGHGTHVAGIIAATVNNATGVAGMAPNARIMALRAGDKDGQFSTSATISAYDFLVSAAKAGVHVTAANNSWGGPSGDGLLREVANDLYETYGTISVVASGNSAYDNDVVNDYPSALLTDGIIAVNATDSTGNLWDFSNYGAMTTDIGAPGASILSTSGIASENTTELVDKSKQAVYETYDGTAPYGFEAATAGSEGVDETVEVSSVADCGSSGTGAGLEWVVKDAAEGTSDAITLTATNLDLSQAAKPTYVAFCAIQSDDTGAATNRYTHVYLASTTQGEWVEVSPDGFVISSEGWNQYLVPISSEASARIDWSHPIIKIERKLPAHDEGMDVTYLIDNVGLAYDGAYETCPYVVYDGTSMAAPVVSGALALLSAAYPDDSASTLKNRLLGSVTRSDDLMGTCTSDGRLDLSQSDDPYPVVTSVEQADKDARTVTITGSFFGDTAGDVSVEGVDASQLTVTSWSDTSITFTLPAGLETANRYVTVTRASDGRTGRRLVTLEATAAADTSSFDELPAPDLKALGLSRTEEQTGSWKVATVGGKIYATANSLVRSYGEGDEERDALALICYDPATRTWATTDAFDSIDPCYPLMCSYGADLYLFDATKAVLYRYDTTTGVITKIGDYVDAPAFKDVTFSCGSMVCDGSSVTLVGGGHFADNAYDFNQPTVSVDLATGTATSGPSLVTGREASILASLDGTLYVAGGGTDDATPVLTVEALSNGSFSTVSTMPDSVLATQLSMAAGAVLPAGFSYVAADGSTVTLDHECLIVSGLVNSSDHNSMDTYVFDPEAKTWTATARILAPVKVSYAGGAYLDGSFYVLGYDATDNIGNGDGLVFRCLTSVERDDPTPATTAATPAATQEAATTATAATDADAQQTAQAGASGTPRTADPLSLSAAVVLLALAGATVLLVCGGLVRRADKGR; encoded by the coding sequence ATGAAGAGGGCTTATCGCGCGGCCTTGGCTGCCATGCTTCTGCTCGCGTTCTCGCTCGTGGTCCTTCCCGGCCAGGCCCGCGCGGCGTCGGGGGATGCCTCGTCGCAGGTGGTCGGGTCATCGACGAATGCCCAGACGGTCCAGGAGCTGCTTGACGCTGGCTCCTACCAGGAGGGCCGGGTCCTCGCACGGGTGACCGACGAGTATGCGCCCCTTTCGACCTTCTCGGATGAGGCCTCGTCCACCACGAGCGACCTGTACACCTTCTCCTCCAGCTCGGAGACGTCGACCGACGGCGACGGGCTGGCGGTCGCATCCTCCGCCGAGCCCGACCGCATCATCCTCATCACGTCTGACACCCTCTCCACCAAGGAGCTGCTCGAGGGGTTGGTGGGGGAGAGCGGGGTCGTGTATGCCCAGCCGGACTATGTGGGCACCGTCGGTGACGAGGTCTCCACAGACGAGAGCTCCCTGTCGAGTGACACCACCACGGCCCAGTCCGACGACGAGGCGACCGCGCAGGCGACCGGCCCCAATGACACCTTCTATGACCAGCAATACACCCTCAAGGGCACCAGCGCGGGCGGCACGAACGTCCAGACGCTCTGGGCCAAGCTCTGGAGCGGGGTGCCTACGAGCACGACCGTGGATGCGAGCGAGCAGGTCATCGTCGCCGTGATCGACACAGGCGTGAAGTATGACCATGAGGACCTGCGCGACGTCATGTGGACGGGCGGGGCCGCGTTGACGGCGGCCGGCGTCGACTGCGGTACCTATGGCTATGACTTCGTCGACGATGACACGGACCCCATGGACGAGGCAGGCCACGGCACGCATGTGGCCGGCATCATAGCCGCCACGGTCAACAACGCGACGGGCGTGGCCGGCATGGCTCCCAACGCGCGCATCATGGCTCTCCGCGCGGGCGACAAGGACGGGCAGTTCTCGACCTCGGCAACGATATCGGCCTATGACTTCCTCGTGAGTGCCGCGAAGGCAGGTGTCCATGTGACGGCAGCGAACAACTCCTGGGGCGGCCCCAGTGGGGACGGTCTGCTCCGCGAGGTCGCGAACGACCTCTATGAGACCTACGGGACCATCTCGGTGGTGGCTTCCGGAAACTCCGCATATGACAATGACGTCGTGAACGACTATCCCTCGGCGCTCCTCACGGACGGCATCATCGCGGTCAACGCCACCGACAGCACCGGCAATCTCTGGGATTTCTCGAACTATGGCGCCATGACCACCGACATCGGGGCGCCAGGGGCCTCGATCCTCTCGACCTCAGGCATTGCCAGCGAGAACACCACGGAGCTCGTCGATAAGAGCAAGCAGGCCGTCTACGAGACCTATGACGGTACTGCGCCGTACGGCTTCGAGGCCGCGACCGCCGGAAGCGAGGGCGTTGACGAGACGGTCGAGGTCTCGAGCGTTGCGGATTGTGGCTCGTCCGGGACGGGTGCCGGCCTCGAGTGGGTCGTGAAGGACGCTGCCGAGGGCACGTCGGACGCGATCACGCTCACCGCGACGAACCTGGACCTGAGTCAGGCTGCCAAGCCCACCTACGTGGCCTTCTGTGCCATCCAATCGGATGACACGGGCGCGGCCACGAACAGGTACACCCATGTCTATCTGGCCTCCACCACGCAAGGGGAGTGGGTTGAGGTATCGCCCGATGGCTTCGTCATCTCGAGCGAAGGGTGGAACCAGTATCTGGTCCCCATATCGTCCGAGGCGAGCGCACGGATCGACTGGAGCCATCCCATCATCAAGATCGAGCGCAAGCTTCCAGCACATGACGAAGGCATGGATGTGACCTACCTCATCGACAATGTGGGACTCGCTTACGACGGCGCCTATGAGACCTGTCCCTACGTGGTCTATGACGGGACGTCCATGGCGGCCCCTGTCGTATCCGGAGCGCTCGCCCTCCTGAGCGCGGCCTACCCGGACGACTCCGCCTCCACGCTCAAGAACCGCCTCCTCGGTTCGGTCACGAGAAGCGACGACCTCATGGGGACCTGTACCTCGGACGGGCGGCTCGACCTCTCGCAGTCGGACGATCCCTATCCCGTGGTGACCTCGGTCGAGCAGGCCGACAAGGACGCACGCACGGTGACCATCACCGGCTCGTTCTTTGGCGACACCGCAGGCGACGTCTCGGTCGAGGGGGTAGATGCCTCCCAGCTCACGGTCACGTCATGGAGTGACACGTCGATCACCTTCACGCTTCCCGCAGGCCTCGAGACCGCGAACCGCTATGTCACGGTCACGCGTGCGAGCGACGGGCGCACTGGCCGCAGGCTCGTCACCCTCGAGGCCACGGCCGCCGCGGACACCTCCTCCTTCGACGAGCTCCCCGCGCCGGACCTCAAGGCCTTAGGGCTGTCGAGGACAGAGGAGCAGACCGGGTCCTGGAAGGTCGCCACGGTCGGGGGCAAGATCTATGCCACGGCCAACAGCTTGGTGAGGAGCTATGGCGAGGGAGACGAGGAGCGAGACGCGCTCGCCCTCATCTGCTACGACCCCGCGACGCGTACCTGGGCGACCACCGATGCCTTCGACAGCATCGATCCGTGCTACCCGTTGATGTGCTCGTATGGCGCGGACCTCTATCTGTTCGATGCTACCAAGGCCGTGCTCTACCGCTACGACACGACGACCGGCGTCATCACGAAGATTGGCGACTACGTGGATGCCCCTGCGTTCAAGGACGTGACCTTCTCATGTGGCTCCATGGTCTGCGATGGGTCGAGCGTGACGTTGGTCGGTGGGGGCCATTTTGCGGACAACGCCTATGACTTCAACCAGCCAACCGTGAGCGTCGACCTCGCCACGGGTACGGCGACCTCAGGTCCTTCCCTGGTCACTGGTAGGGAGGCGTCGATCCTGGCCTCTCTCGACGGTACGCTCTACGTCGCAGGCGGGGGTACGGATGATGCGACGCCGGTCCTGACGGTCGAGGCCCTCTCGAACGGGTCCTTCTCCACGGTCTCCACGATGCCGGACTCGGTCCTGGCAACCCAGCTCTCCATGGCGGCCGGCGCCGTCCTGCCTGCGGGCTTCTCCTATGTGGCGGCCGATGGTTCCACGGTCACGCTCGACCATGAGTGCCTCATCGTGAGTGGTCTCGTGAACAGCTCGGACCACAACAGCATGGACACGTACGTCTTCGACCCCGAGGCCAAGACCTGGACCGCGACCGCACGCATCCTCGCGCCTGTGAAGGTCTCCTATGCGGGCGGTGCCTACCTCGATGGTTCCTTCTACGTGCTGGGCTATGACGCCACGGACAACATCGGCAACGGCGACGGCCTCGTGTTCAGGTGCCTCACGTCCGTCGAGAGGGACGACCCCACCCCGGCGACCACCGCTGCCACGCCTGCCGCGACGCAGGAGGCCGCGACCACGGCTACTGCGGCCACGGATGCGGATGCCCAGCAGACGGCCCAGGCGGGCGCCTCAGGCACACCGAGGACGGCGGATCCCCTGTCCCTCTCGGCAGCTGTGGTGCTCCTGGCGCTCGCTGGGGCGACGGTCCTTCTCGTGTGTGGTGGGCTCGTGCGCAGGGCCGACAAGGGACGCTAG
- a CDS encoding LacI family DNA-binding transcriptional regulator: MAKASVREISRRTGYSPATVSNALNHKRGVSKETAEAIIRTAQELGYQRPEKLDKVQFILARKTGQVTDEGVFHISVVDGIERQARRCGLKTTYMTLELANQAEAARQMKELCHDRSGAIVLLGTEMEESDYRMFDDATAPLVIVDGWSSRRFFDSIVISNENSAYHAVSYLIEKGHREIGYLAGTFRIRNFPLRERGWRSAMEDAGLPVNEGYRVNIGTTLDGAYEDMLAWLSTKPKLPTAFFADNDFLAVGAIRALNEYGYKVPDDISMIGFDDLNFANFANPPLTTIHVPKREIGELAVKMLIEDIRSPRGFTTATHMSTTLVERESVKSL; the protein is encoded by the coding sequence ATGGCCAAGGCAAGCGTACGAGAGATAAGTCGCAGGACCGGGTACTCACCCGCCACCGTGTCGAATGCGCTCAACCATAAGCGCGGCGTGAGCAAGGAGACGGCCGAGGCCATCATCCGCACGGCCCAGGAGCTCGGCTACCAGCGCCCCGAGAAGCTCGACAAGGTCCAGTTCATCCTCGCCCGCAAGACCGGCCAGGTCACCGACGAGGGCGTCTTCCACATCTCCGTGGTCGACGGGATCGAGCGACAGGCGAGGCGATGCGGCCTCAAGACGACCTACATGACGCTCGAGCTCGCCAACCAGGCCGAGGCGGCGCGCCAGATGAAGGAGCTCTGCCACGACCGTTCGGGAGCCATCGTGCTTCTCGGCACCGAGATGGAGGAGTCGGACTACCGCATGTTCGACGACGCGACCGCGCCGCTCGTCATCGTCGACGGGTGGAGCAGCCGTCGGTTCTTCGACTCCATCGTCATCTCGAACGAGAACTCCGCCTATCACGCCGTGAGCTACCTCATCGAGAAGGGCCACCGGGAGATCGGCTACCTCGCAGGGACCTTCCGCATCCGCAACTTCCCCCTCCGCGAGCGCGGATGGCGCTCCGCCATGGAGGATGCGGGCCTACCCGTGAACGAGGGCTATCGCGTCAATATCGGGACCACGCTCGACGGCGCCTACGAGGACATGCTCGCCTGGCTTTCGACCAAGCCCAAGCTCCCCACGGCCTTCTTCGCCGACAACGACTTCCTCGCCGTGGGTGCCATCCGCGCCCTCAACGAGTACGGCTACAAGGTGCCCGACGACATCTCGATGATCGGCTTCGACGACCTCAACTTCGCGAACTTCGCGAACCCCCCGCTCACCACCATCCACGTGCCCAAGCGCGAGATCGGCGAGCTTGCCGTGAAGATGCTCATCGAGGACATCAGGAGCCCCCGCGGCTTCACGACGGCCACCCACATGTCGACGACCCTGGTCGAGCGCGAGAGCGTGAAGAGCCTGTAG